One uncultured Fibrobacter sp. genomic window carries:
- a CDS encoding T9SS type A sorting domain-containing protein yields the protein MKRIMLSALCATSVIYAGSFETWNGAKVSEDANSDPQIHTGLGNGLKTEGYWYSYNGASKSSKISWPVPIDPLYDRQSLEPVIYECKGFCGTANLNKESNEHDPFVGVGFNVVGQISETDPNPATGDASAWGGLCVTYTSDTDIALELGLGEAVDSTINYANPAVNLPASKTGNKVVASWSDFKQPSWYDGTVKFDGETAAKQLAAVHFKIQAASGDYKFNICAVGPKDGTCPEKCSTPTATEAIKVVREVSAAKAILNGHTLEFTGIKATAEVINSLGQVVMKGAIGNAATLNLATLDAGIYIIRISGNNVNLSKKIVLK from the coding sequence ATGAAAAGAATCATGCTGTCAGCACTTTGCGCCACGTCTGTCATTTACGCAGGCTCATTCGAAACCTGGAATGGGGCCAAAGTTAGTGAAGACGCAAATTCTGATCCTCAAATCCATACAGGCCTTGGCAATGGACTCAAAACAGAAGGCTATTGGTATTCCTACAATGGTGCTTCGAAATCATCTAAAATTAGCTGGCCTGTACCAATAGACCCCCTTTACGACAGACAAAGTTTAGAGCCCGTCATCTACGAATGCAAAGGCTTTTGCGGCACAGCAAATCTAAACAAAGAATCTAACGAACACGATCCGTTTGTCGGCGTGGGATTCAACGTCGTTGGTCAAATTTCGGAAACAGATCCAAATCCAGCTACCGGCGACGCATCCGCCTGGGGTGGGCTCTGCGTGACCTACACGTCTGACACGGATATCGCGTTGGAACTCGGCCTTGGCGAAGCCGTCGATTCCACAATCAATTACGCAAATCCGGCCGTAAATCTCCCTGCATCCAAAACAGGGAACAAGGTTGTCGCTTCATGGTCCGACTTTAAACAACCTTCATGGTACGATGGCACGGTTAAATTTGACGGAGAAACAGCGGCAAAACAACTTGCCGCCGTACACTTTAAAATTCAGGCGGCCTCAGGCGATTACAAATTCAACATTTGCGCCGTTGGCCCCAAAGATGGCACATGCCCGGAAAAATGCAGCACCCCGACAGCAACAGAAGCAATCAAGGTTGTTCGCGAAGTTTCTGCAGCCAAAGCTATTTTAAACGGGCACACGCTCGAATTCACGGGCATAAAGGCAACCGCCGAAGTAATCAATTCGCTCGGGCAAGTCGTGATGAAGGGCGCTATTGGTAACGCAGCAACGCTCAACCTTGCAACGCTCGATGCGGGAATTTACATCATACGCATCAGCGGGAATAACGTGAATCTTTCAAAGAAAATTGTACTGAAGTAA
- a CDS encoding family 43 glycosylhydrolase, which yields MSFAFSADWYAKDNLQPGHDPSMVRFEDGYALMSTNNNLQLWTSEDAYTWRDHKSTVSAIPQWAYEYAPGTEGIWAPDIYYMNGEFRVYYCVSVFGKRSSAIGYQATTSIMPGTDGYGWKDHGHVFHTVTSDKYNAIDADVVKDTEGNYWMAFGSFGLGIQLIKLDAQSGYQASDDKTVYNIARRTSKASEGAEEGPSLIEHGGKYFLFTAWDKCCQQGANIEQTTYKTAYGRADKVTGPYKDRAGNDMATGGGTILLERYGRYVGPGGGEAFQDLNRVRFVHHYYDLNGDKYNHIHIRDVVFTEDNWVEMGQPFLGRYLSAEVEHGVLTRAVSGDLAITRSNTASNGEYLAYVNTEGSKIRLPMNIMQAGDYLLRYRYANGGDAAATHKVTVNGKSQTVTLPPTGEWGTFPEKAIVMVPATLKRGGNFIELEPEPNGNFAELDRIDFLRVIRDTIPANGFDNGIRVRLTKDDEFAIKDGGYAIFENVVTDSIKSVEVAVEVKSLTGGKLSIRDGKKDGTVLSECELVAANEKFTSKGWTTVNCSNLKSIGGVKDFYLTASGVSGEAIVRNIVFASSSGEIVCNQEPCGDPISSSSLADLTGSSSSSEIAGILSSSSGTDAIVPRSVRPDNTMSPARKGYRDLKGRYFDKQIPYRVMF from the coding sequence GTGTCGTTTGCTTTTTCCGCAGATTGGTACGCGAAAGACAACTTGCAACCCGGTCACGACCCGAGTATGGTGCGCTTCGAGGACGGCTACGCCCTCATGAGCACGAACAACAATCTGCAACTGTGGACTTCCGAAGATGCCTACACTTGGCGCGACCACAAGTCGACCGTGAGCGCGATTCCGCAGTGGGCCTACGAGTATGCGCCCGGTACCGAGGGCATCTGGGCTCCGGACATTTATTACATGAATGGCGAATTCCGCGTGTATTATTGCGTGTCCGTCTTTGGCAAGCGCTCTTCGGCCATTGGCTACCAGGCGACGACTTCGATTATGCCCGGAACGGATGGCTACGGCTGGAAGGACCATGGCCATGTTTTCCACACCGTGACTTCGGACAAGTACAACGCCATCGATGCCGACGTGGTCAAGGATACCGAGGGCAATTATTGGATGGCGTTCGGCTCGTTCGGGCTCGGCATTCAGCTGATCAAGTTGGATGCGCAATCGGGTTACCAGGCGAGCGACGACAAGACGGTCTACAACATTGCCCGCCGTACGAGCAAGGCGAGCGAGGGCGCGGAAGAAGGACCGAGCCTCATTGAACATGGGGGGAAGTATTTCCTCTTTACTGCTTGGGACAAGTGCTGTCAGCAGGGCGCGAATATTGAGCAGACTACCTACAAGACGGCTTATGGCCGTGCCGACAAGGTGACGGGCCCGTACAAGGACCGCGCAGGGAACGATATGGCGACCGGTGGCGGCACGATTCTCTTGGAACGTTACGGGCGCTACGTGGGGCCGGGCGGCGGCGAGGCCTTCCAGGACTTGAACCGCGTGCGTTTTGTGCATCACTACTACGATTTGAATGGCGACAAGTACAACCATATCCACATCCGTGATGTCGTGTTTACCGAGGATAACTGGGTTGAGATGGGACAGCCCTTCCTCGGGCGTTATTTGAGTGCCGAGGTGGAGCATGGCGTGCTGACGCGTGCGGTGTCGGGCGACCTCGCGATTACGCGGAGCAATACGGCTTCGAACGGGGAATACCTTGCGTACGTGAATACCGAGGGCTCCAAGATTCGCCTGCCGATGAACATTATGCAGGCGGGCGATTACCTGCTGCGTTACCGCTACGCCAACGGCGGCGATGCGGCCGCGACGCACAAGGTGACGGTGAATGGCAAGTCGCAGACGGTGACGCTCCCGCCGACGGGGGAGTGGGGCACGTTCCCCGAAAAGGCCATCGTGATGGTGCCTGCGACACTCAAGCGCGGCGGCAACTTCATCGAACTGGAACCGGAACCGAACGGGAACTTTGCGGAACTCGACCGCATCGATTTTTTGCGCGTGATTCGTGATACGATTCCTGCGAACGGCTTTGACAACGGCATCCGCGTGCGCCTCACGAAGGACGACGAGTTCGCCATCAAGGACGGCGGCTACGCGATTTTCGAGAACGTGGTGACGGATTCCATCAAGTCTGTGGAAGTAGCTGTCGAGGTGAAGAGCCTTACAGGCGGCAAGCTCAGCATTCGCGACGGCAAGAAGGACGGGACCGTTCTTTCGGAATGCGAACTGGTGGCTGCCAACGAGAAATTTACATCTAAGGGCTGGACGACGGTGAACTGCTCGAACCTCAAGAGCATCGGCGGCGTGAAGGACTTTTACCTGACGGCATCCGGCGTTTCGGGCGAAGCGATTGTCAGGAACATTGTGTTCGCAAGTTCGTCGGGGGAGATTGTCTGCAATCAGGAGCCATGCGGCGACCCGATTTCCAGCTCCTCTTTGGCAGATTTGACGGGCTCATCTAGCAGCTCGGAAATTGCCGGTATTTTGTCCAGTTCTTCGGGAACGGACGCGATTGTCCCGCGCTCAGTCCGCCCCGACAATACGATGTCGCCCGCCCGCAAGGGTTATCGCGACCTCAAAGGCCGCTACTTCGATAAGCAAATCCCGTACAGGGTGATGTTCTAG
- a CDS encoding family 43 glycosylhydrolase has protein sequence MYKISSIALFAAAACFAANPLTTDFYSADAAALVYHDSLFIFAGHDEQGPQGNNNEAFVMNDWHVMVTDDMENYHDYGAVLSVKTFKWANASAFAGHCEYRNGKFYWYVAVHHATIKENGSEGFAIGVAVADHPSGPWTDALGHALVTDETQNDVKLNIDPAIFYDGDDIWMYWGSWNAGRRVKLKENMLELASTPEDIKIKDFFEAPWMHKYRGNYYFSYASGYPSTTNYSMASSLNGPWMQKGVINDKLDNSETNHQAIFKYLGHWYFMYHGANSPGGWTYRRSVNIDYLYYDEDANIQKIKRTSTGVDKVNNAPLVEGGYRLTVTHSNMALEDENGIVVQRPMADSAEAQLWVIVKGDSARHYTLKNFATGRYYCPPKALLDTVKTSETACDIRIENASVNKGYYVYGDYDSDFVGDVLNISKDAGMPVITWVRTGTDNQKF, from the coding sequence ATGTATAAAATTTCTTCTATCGCGTTGTTTGCGGCTGCGGCTTGTTTCGCGGCGAATCCGCTCACCACGGATTTCTATTCGGCGGATGCGGCGGCGCTCGTGTATCACGACAGTCTGTTCATTTTCGCTGGGCACGACGAGCAGGGCCCGCAGGGCAATAACAACGAGGCGTTCGTGATGAACGACTGGCACGTGATGGTGACCGACGATATGGAAAACTATCACGATTACGGCGCGGTGCTGAGTGTCAAGACTTTCAAGTGGGCGAACGCGAGCGCGTTTGCGGGGCATTGCGAATACCGTAACGGCAAGTTCTACTGGTACGTGGCGGTGCACCATGCGACAATCAAGGAAAATGGTAGCGAAGGCTTTGCGATTGGCGTTGCGGTGGCGGATCATCCGTCGGGTCCGTGGACGGACGCGCTCGGGCATGCGCTGGTGACCGACGAAACGCAGAACGACGTGAAACTGAATATCGACCCCGCGATTTTCTACGATGGCGATGACATCTGGATGTATTGGGGCTCGTGGAATGCGGGCCGTCGCGTGAAACTCAAGGAGAACATGCTCGAACTCGCGAGCACTCCCGAAGACATCAAGATCAAGGACTTTTTCGAGGCTCCGTGGATGCACAAGTACCGCGGCAATTACTACTTCAGTTACGCCTCGGGTTATCCCTCGACGACGAACTACTCGATGGCATCGAGCTTGAATGGCCCCTGGATGCAGAAGGGTGTCATCAACGACAAACTCGACAATTCCGAAACGAATCACCAGGCGATTTTCAAGTATCTCGGGCACTGGTACTTTATGTATCACGGCGCGAACTCTCCGGGCGGCTGGACTTACCGCCGTTCCGTGAACATTGACTACCTGTATTACGACGAGGATGCGAATATCCAGAAAATCAAGCGCACCTCGACGGGTGTAGACAAAGTAAATAATGCTCCGCTTGTCGAAGGGGGCTACCGCCTGACGGTAACGCATAGCAATATGGCACTTGAAGATGAAAACGGTATCGTGGTGCAGCGCCCGATGGCAGATTCTGCTGAGGCCCAGTTATGGGTGATTGTGAAGGGCGATTCCGCACGCCATTACACACTCAAGAATTTTGCGACCGGCCGCTATTACTGCCCGCCCAAGGCATTACTAGATACTGTCAAGACTTCCGAGACTGCCTGCGATATCCGCATCGAGAATGCGTCCGTGAACAAGGGCTACTACGTTTACGGTGACTACGACAGCGACTTCGTGGGCGACGTGCTGAACATCTCGAAGGATGCGGGCATGCCCGTGATCACGTGGGTCCGCACCGGGACTGATAACCAGAAGTTCTAA
- a CDS encoding KilA-N domain-containing protein: MKRINVMNREIKTMLVNGVDYVCITDIARQKNPVEPKDVVKNWMRSKNTIEYLGLWEMLNNPDFKGVEFDPFLKEAGSHSFTMSPSRWIEETGAIGLISKNGVNGGTFAQYDIAVKFASWVSVEFELYLVKEFQRLKAAEQAQLGWSLRRELSKINYHIHTDAIKQNLIPATLTKQQMSMVYANEADVLNVALFGFTAKEWRDAHTDLQGNVRDYATVNQLICLSNMESLNSVLIKEGLPQPERLQKLNQIAISQMTVLESIGENKLLK; encoded by the coding sequence ATGAAACGAATAAACGTCATGAACCGAGAAATCAAAACAATGCTCGTTAACGGCGTCGATTATGTCTGCATTACTGATATTGCTCGGCAAAAGAATCCGGTGGAGCCTAAGGATGTTGTGAAAAATTGGATGAGGTCAAAAAATACAATAGAATATTTAGGTTTATGGGAAATGTTGAACAATCCCGACTTCAAAGGGGTCGAATTCGACCCCTTTTTAAAAGAAGCTGGTAGCCATTCGTTCACCATGAGCCCTTCTCGATGGATTGAAGAAACAGGTGCAATTGGACTCATTTCTAAAAATGGTGTAAACGGCGGGACTTTTGCACAATATGATATCGCCGTCAAATTTGCAAGTTGGGTTTCTGTCGAATTCGAATTGTACTTAGTTAAGGAGTTCCAACGCCTCAAGGCTGCGGAACAGGCCCAATTAGGATGGTCATTACGTCGTGAACTCTCAAAAATCAACTACCATATCCATACGGACGCCATCAAGCAGAATTTGATTCCGGCTACACTTACAAAACAACAGATGAGCATGGTTTACGCAAACGAAGCTGATGTTCTAAATGTTGCATTATTCGGATTTACTGCTAAGGAATGGCGCGATGCACATACCGATTTGCAGGGCAATGTCCGCGACTATGCGACGGTAAATCAGCTTATATGCCTTTCGAATATGGAATCGCTGAATTCCGTCCTGATCAAGGAAGGCTTGCCGCAGCCAGAACGATTGCAAAAGCTGAACCAGATTGCGATTTCGCAGATGACAGTGCTAGAATCCATCGGAGAGAACAAGTTACTGAAATAA
- a CDS encoding AbrB/MazE/SpoVT family DNA-binding domain-containing protein gives MDTLEITSLSTKGQIVIPRSIRNQLNLDTGDKLIVVCDGTNILLKPVLMPSMSEFKTLVEETDKITSELETTPDMLSTFIKENR, from the coding sequence ATGGACACTCTAGAAATAACAAGCCTATCGACAAAAGGGCAAATCGTCATTCCAAGGAGTATCCGTAATCAACTGAACCTGGATACCGGGGATAAGCTGATTGTCGTGTGCGATGGTACGAATATTTTGCTCAAGCCGGTACTTATGCCCAGCATGTCTGAATTCAAGACTCTTGTGGAAGAGACGGATAAAATCACAAGTGAACTGGAAACGACTCCGGATATGCTAAGCACGTTCATCAAGGAAAATCGATGA